The following are encoded together in the Trichocoleus sp. FACHB-46 genome:
- a CDS encoding IS630 family transposase: MAWLERHRQEIVTGQLVVFFQDECHLLWGDLCGYVWGKINQRIEVPMTNERQKQNYYGTLNVLSREFLIKAFERGNSESTIAFSQALLAEYPHSRIALIWDRASYHRSQAIQDYLAAVNQGLKECEWTITCLRFAPHASRQNPVEDLWLQAKQWIRKCYHPCRSFSTVRWLFEFITHRQTLVSPRFLCMALFHESFRIAIALFHHSCQRIAKSPKFVEHCLDELVETMLQQHCYLLFFESDRKGIVALAHGFLPKSLNSLAIAHFIV, from the coding sequence ATGGCTTGGTTGGAGCGGCATCGGCAGGAGATTGTCACGGGTCAGCTCGTGGTCTTTTTCCAGGATGAATGTCATCTACTGTGGGGCGACCTCTGCGGCTACGTCTGGGGCAAAATCAACCAACGCATTGAAGTACCAATGACGAACGAACGTCAGAAGCAGAACTACTATGGAACCCTCAATGTCTTGAGCCGGGAGTTTCTCATCAAAGCGTTTGAGCGAGGAAATTCCGAGTCCACTATTGCCTTCTCGCAAGCTTTGCTGGCCGAGTACCCGCACTCGCGTATCGCCTTGATTTGGGATAGGGCCAGCTATCACCGTTCTCAAGCCATCCAAGACTATTTAGCTGCTGTCAATCAAGGGTTGAAAGAGTGTGAGTGGACTATCACTTGTCTACGGTTCGCTCCTCATGCCTCCCGGCAGAATCCAGTGGAGGATCTTTGGCTGCAGGCAAAGCAATGGATTCGAAAGTGTTATCACCCGTGTCGCTCATTCTCCACAGTGAGATGGTTATTTGAATTCATCACCCATCGTCAAACTTTAGTTTCCCCAAGGTTTTTATGTATGGCACTTTTTCATGAATCGTTTAGGATTGCTATAGCCCTCTTCCATCACTCTTGCCAGAGAATAGCTAAAAGCCCCAAATTCGTTGAGCACTGCTTGGATGAATTGGTGGAAACAATGCTTCAACAGCACTGCTATTTATTGTTTTTCGAGAGTGACAGAAAAGGGATAGTAGCGTTGGCTCATGGTTTCCTTCCCAAGAGCTTGAATTCCTTAGCAATCGCTCATTTTATTGTCTGA